Proteins encoded by one window of Brienomyrus brachyistius isolate T26 chromosome 1, BBRACH_0.4, whole genome shotgun sequence:
- the LOC125750765 gene encoding band 4.1-like protein 3 isoform X1, whose protein sequence is MTTEVGGEAEPKQESQGPTATQPGPAHSAQTAAQSNGEQFPAAAGHSTPARKDQNGERLPEGTPPGRHDYLQFEDDKASQRSSSSKLSRSPGKSSKRPKNMQCKVTLLDGSDYTCVVEKRAKGQVLFDKVCEHLNLLERDYFGATFRDSENQKNWLDPAKEMKKQIRNGPWNFSFNVKFYPPEPAQLSEDITRYYLCLQLRDDIVSGRLPCSFATHTVLGSYTVQSELGDYDLDEYGSDYVSEFRFAPNQTRELEEKIIDLHKTYKGMTPAEAELQFLENVKKLSMYGVDLHHAKDSEGVDIMLGVCASGLLIYRDRLRINRFAWPKVLKISYKRNNFYIKIRPGEFEQFESTIGFKLLNHRAAKRLWKVCVEHHTFFRLVSPEPPPKKFLTLGSKFRYSGRTQAQTRRASSQIVRPAPYFERSSSKRYTMSRSLDGAQRNNPNNARTVFPGNKLPFRVNDNGLTAPVCESNEILMKEPKITPKPSPAPRAPAKVAPILVATVTPEKVVKEEKIEEEEKTVATEVSEPIPLTPVHPEAKNNSEWTDTIVDGETATESDQDDLSELKTQETDRTPEEEAKQTNIRELRRTFLETGVDTSILTEWEKRLATSPVRSPRAEEAPMIEPLTPDDTKEETREMGASGVDVKLGLFDTTVSTEIDGWVIVNNVAKVAEQKSTVTCKVTTVSSTEGAEGVHKGGDVRESEDIPQKEETKPKTSSSAKTYSKVSEKVVTITTRSSNGGPATPTSERLSPQVKIIPVSPNYGTPGPAPTEEKDVLITVKGAETPSPTKATVGTVRTMVAVSPSEEMGEAKRPEVKLQVDVAQKEKARGSSLVELELPIPAPRYFTKTSPTARAVPKPTFDEMSPELTALLRSAREQADTMEWAAPASPGQTVLKDTFVVTSVHSQRSHQEQTTTTAVTQSPVTETGSLSFGGVERQPKKELETMDTQEVCTESRTKITHRASQDEAAIGGTSAEVLTSGQTITSETGSTTTTTHITKTVKGGISETRIEKRIVITGDADIDHDEALAQAIKEAKEQHPDMSVTKVVVHKETEISPEEGDE, encoded by the exons ATGACGACCGAGGTAGGCGGCGAAGCCGAGCCCAAGCAGGAGAGCCAGGGGCCCACAGCGACGCAGCCAGGGCCGGCCCACAGCGCCCAGACAGCCGCTCAGTCTAACGGGGAGCAGTTCCCAGCCGCAGCGGGGCACAGCACACCCGCTAGAAAGGACCAG AACGGAGAGAGGCTTCCGGAAGGCACCCCCCCAGGGCGACACGACTACTTACAGTTTGAGGACGACAAAGCGTCTCAGAGGTCCTCGTCCAGCAAGCTCTCCAGGTCCCCAGGGAAAAGCTCCAAGAGGCCGAAGAACATGCAGTGTAAGGTCACGCTCCTCGACGGGTCCGACTACACCTGCGTGGTGGAG AAGCGGGCGAAAGGCCAGGTGCTCTTCGACAAGGTCTGTGAGCATCTGAACCTTCTAGAACGGGATTACTTCGGCGCCACATTCCGAGACAGTGAAAACCAGAAG AATTGGTTGGATCCAGCTAAGGAAATGAAGAAACAGATAAGGA ATGGACCCTGGAATTTTTCGTTCAATGTGAAGTTTTACCCTCCTGAACCCGCTCAGCTGTCAGAGGACATCACAAG GTACTACCTCTGCCTCCAGCTGAGGGACGACATCGTGTCGGGCCGGCTGCCCTGCTCATTCGCCACACACACCGTCCTGGGCTCCTACACGGTGCAGTCCGAGCTGGGTGATTACGACCTGGACGAGTACGGCAGTGACTACGTCAGCGAGTTTCGCTTTGCCCCAAACCAGAccagggagctggaggagaaAATTATAGACCTACACAAGACCTACAA GGGCATGACTCCAGCTGAGGCTGAATTGCAGTTCCTGGAGAATGTGAAGAAGCTGTCCATGTACGGAGTGGACCTCCACCATGCCAAG GACTCCGAGGGTGTGGACATCATGCTGGGTGTGTGTGCCAGCGGCCTCCTCATCTACCGCGACAGACTGCGCATCAATAGGTTCGCCTGGCCCAAGGTCCTCAAGATCTCCTACAAGAGGAACAACTTCTACATCAAAATCCGCCCCGGGGAG TTCGAGCAGTTCGAGAGCACGATCGGATTCAAGCTGCTGAACCACCGTGCGGCGAAGCGGCTGTGGAAGGTCTGCGTGGAGCACCACACCTTTTTCAG GTTGGTGTCTCCAGAACCCCCTCCCAAAAAGTTTCTCACGCTGGGCTCCAAGTTCCGCTACAGTGGCCGCACCCAGGCCCAGACCCGGCGGGCCAGCTCTCAGATTGTCCGGCCAGCTCCTTACTTCGAACGCTCCTCCAGCAAACGCTACACCATGTCGCGCAGCCTGGACGGGG CTCAGCGGAATAATCCAAACAATGCGCGGACAGTTTTTCCAGGAAATAAACTGCCATTCCGAGTAAATGACAATGGTCTAACAG CCCCCGTGTGTGAGAGCAATGAAATCCTAATGAAGGAACCAAAGATCACCCCGAAGCCAAGCCCCGCGCCCCGCGCACCCGCCAAGGTGGCACCCATCCTCGTGGCCACCGTGACGCCGGAGAAAGTGGTGAAGGAGGAGAAGattgaggaagaggagaagactGTGGCCACAGAAGTGTCAGAACCAATCCCACTCACACCAGTCCATCCAGAGGCAAAG AACAACAGTGAGTGGACGGACACCATCGTTGACGGCGAGACAGCCACGGAG TCGGACCAGGACGATTTATCAGAATTGAAGACTCAG GAAACAGACAGGACCCCGGAGGAAGAAGCGAAACAGACCAACATTCGAGAGCTGAGACGCACATTTCTGGAGACGGGCGTAGACACAAGCATCCTGACGGAGTGGGAGAAGAGGCTGGCCACATCCCCAGTGCGGTCCCCGAGGGCAGAGGAGGCACCCATGATTGAGCCGCTCACGCCCGACGAC ACTAAAGAGGAGACCAGGGAGATGGGAGCAAGTGGTGTAGATGTGAAGCTGGGCCTTTTCGACACCACTGTCTCCACG GAGATTGATGGGTGGGTTATTGTAAACAACGTGGCTAAAGTAGCAGAGCAGAAAAGTACAGTGACCTGTAAAGTAACAACTGTAAGCAGCACTGAAGGAGCTGAAGGCGTGCACAAGGGTGGTGATGTCAGAGAGTCTGAGGACATTCCCCAGAAAGAAGAAACAAAGCCGAAAACCTCCTCTTCCGCAAAGACCTATAGCAAGGTGTCGGAGAAAGTGGTTACCATCACGACGCGCTCAAGCAATGGTGGGCCAGCCACTCCAACCAGCGAGAGGCTGTCCCCTCAGGTCAAGATAATCCCAGTGTCACCCAATTATGGGACCCCAGGACCAGCCCCAACAGAAGAAAAAGATGTGCTGATCACCGTTAAGGGAGCTGAGACTCCCTCGCCCACCAAGGCTACCGTGGGGACCGTGAGGACTATGGTAGCTGTCAGCCCATCCGAGGAGATGGGGGAGGCGAAAAGGCCCGAGGTCAAGCTGCAGGTGGACGTGGCGCAGAAAGAAAAGGCTCGAGGCTCTTCTCTGGTTGAGCTGGAGTTGCCCATTCCTGCTCCACGCTACTTTACCAAAACCTCACCTACGGCTAGAGCAGTG CCTAAGCCGACGTTTGACGAGATGTCCCCAGAGCTCACAGCTCTGCTGCGGTCGGCACGGGAACAAGCCGACACCATGGAGTGGGCCGCCCCTGCCTCGCCCGGTCAGACCGTTCTCAAG GACACGTTCGTCGTGACATCGGTGCACTCTCAGCGATCACATCAGGAGCAGACGACGACAACAGCTGTGACACAG TCCCCAGTAACAGAGACAGGATCTCTGAGCTTTGGCGGTGTAGAACGTCAACCCAAGAAGGAGTTGGAGACCATGGATACGCAGGAGGTCTGCACAGAGAGCAGAACGAAGATTACTCACAGGGCATCACAG GACGAGGCAGCCATCGGAGGTACCAGTGCGGAGGTCCTGACAAGCGGCCAGACCATCACGTCGGAAACAGGAAGCACGACCACCACCACGCACATTACAAAG ACCGTAAAGGGAGGCATCTCTGAAACAAGGATCGAGAAGAGAATCGTGATAACAGGCGACGCGGACATTGACCACGACGAG GCTCTGGCTCAGGCCATTAAGGAAGCCAaggagcagcaccctgacatgtCGGTGACCAAAGTAGTGGTGCATAAAGAAACGGAGATCTCGCCCGAGGAAGGAGACGAGTGA
- the LOC125750765 gene encoding band 4.1-like protein 3 isoform X4 → MTTEVGGEAEPKQESQGPTATQPGPAHSAQTAAQSNGEQFPAAAGHSTPARKDQNGERLPEGTPPGRHDYLQFEDDKASQRSSSSKLSRSPGKSSKRPKNMQCKVTLLDGSDYTCVVEKRAKGQVLFDKVCEHLNLLERDYFGATFRDSENQKNWLDPAKEMKKQIRNGPWNFSFNVKFYPPEPAQLSEDITRYYLCLQLRDDIVSGRLPCSFATHTVLGSYTVQSELGDYDLDEYGSDYVSEFRFAPNQTRELEEKIIDLHKTYKGMTPAEAELQFLENVKKLSMYGVDLHHAKDSEGVDIMLGVCASGLLIYRDRLRINRFAWPKVLKISYKRNNFYIKIRPGEFEQFESTIGFKLLNHRAAKRLWKVCVEHHTFFRLVSPEPPPKKFLTLGSKFRYSGRTQAQTRRASSQIVRPAPYFERSSSKRYTMSRSLDGAQRNNPNNARTVFPGNKLPFRVNDNGLTAPVCESNEILMKEPKITPKPSPAPRAPAKVAPILVATVTPEKVVKEEKIEEEEKTVATEVSEPIPLTPVHPEAKNNSEWTDTIVDGETATESDQDDLSELKTQETDRTPEEEAKQTNIRELRRTFLETGVDTSILTEWEKRLATSPVRSPRAEEAPMIEPLTPDDTKEETREMGASGVDVKLGLFDTTVSTEIDGWVIVNNVAKVAEQKSTVTCKVTTVSSTEGAEGVHKGGDVRESEDIPQKEETKPKTSSSAKTYSKVSEKVVTITTRSSNGGPATPTSERLSPQVKIIPVSPNYGTPGPAPTEEKDVLITVKGAETPSPTKATVGTVRTMVAVSPSEEMGEAKRPEVKLQVDVAQKEKARGSSLVELELPIPAPRYFTKTSPTARAVVWHRQHNRLST, encoded by the exons ATGACGACCGAGGTAGGCGGCGAAGCCGAGCCCAAGCAGGAGAGCCAGGGGCCCACAGCGACGCAGCCAGGGCCGGCCCACAGCGCCCAGACAGCCGCTCAGTCTAACGGGGAGCAGTTCCCAGCCGCAGCGGGGCACAGCACACCCGCTAGAAAGGACCAG AACGGAGAGAGGCTTCCGGAAGGCACCCCCCCAGGGCGACACGACTACTTACAGTTTGAGGACGACAAAGCGTCTCAGAGGTCCTCGTCCAGCAAGCTCTCCAGGTCCCCAGGGAAAAGCTCCAAGAGGCCGAAGAACATGCAGTGTAAGGTCACGCTCCTCGACGGGTCCGACTACACCTGCGTGGTGGAG AAGCGGGCGAAAGGCCAGGTGCTCTTCGACAAGGTCTGTGAGCATCTGAACCTTCTAGAACGGGATTACTTCGGCGCCACATTCCGAGACAGTGAAAACCAGAAG AATTGGTTGGATCCAGCTAAGGAAATGAAGAAACAGATAAGGA ATGGACCCTGGAATTTTTCGTTCAATGTGAAGTTTTACCCTCCTGAACCCGCTCAGCTGTCAGAGGACATCACAAG GTACTACCTCTGCCTCCAGCTGAGGGACGACATCGTGTCGGGCCGGCTGCCCTGCTCATTCGCCACACACACCGTCCTGGGCTCCTACACGGTGCAGTCCGAGCTGGGTGATTACGACCTGGACGAGTACGGCAGTGACTACGTCAGCGAGTTTCGCTTTGCCCCAAACCAGAccagggagctggaggagaaAATTATAGACCTACACAAGACCTACAA GGGCATGACTCCAGCTGAGGCTGAATTGCAGTTCCTGGAGAATGTGAAGAAGCTGTCCATGTACGGAGTGGACCTCCACCATGCCAAG GACTCCGAGGGTGTGGACATCATGCTGGGTGTGTGTGCCAGCGGCCTCCTCATCTACCGCGACAGACTGCGCATCAATAGGTTCGCCTGGCCCAAGGTCCTCAAGATCTCCTACAAGAGGAACAACTTCTACATCAAAATCCGCCCCGGGGAG TTCGAGCAGTTCGAGAGCACGATCGGATTCAAGCTGCTGAACCACCGTGCGGCGAAGCGGCTGTGGAAGGTCTGCGTGGAGCACCACACCTTTTTCAG GTTGGTGTCTCCAGAACCCCCTCCCAAAAAGTTTCTCACGCTGGGCTCCAAGTTCCGCTACAGTGGCCGCACCCAGGCCCAGACCCGGCGGGCCAGCTCTCAGATTGTCCGGCCAGCTCCTTACTTCGAACGCTCCTCCAGCAAACGCTACACCATGTCGCGCAGCCTGGACGGGG CTCAGCGGAATAATCCAAACAATGCGCGGACAGTTTTTCCAGGAAATAAACTGCCATTCCGAGTAAATGACAATGGTCTAACAG CCCCCGTGTGTGAGAGCAATGAAATCCTAATGAAGGAACCAAAGATCACCCCGAAGCCAAGCCCCGCGCCCCGCGCACCCGCCAAGGTGGCACCCATCCTCGTGGCCACCGTGACGCCGGAGAAAGTGGTGAAGGAGGAGAAGattgaggaagaggagaagactGTGGCCACAGAAGTGTCAGAACCAATCCCACTCACACCAGTCCATCCAGAGGCAAAG AACAACAGTGAGTGGACGGACACCATCGTTGACGGCGAGACAGCCACGGAG TCGGACCAGGACGATTTATCAGAATTGAAGACTCAG GAAACAGACAGGACCCCGGAGGAAGAAGCGAAACAGACCAACATTCGAGAGCTGAGACGCACATTTCTGGAGACGGGCGTAGACACAAGCATCCTGACGGAGTGGGAGAAGAGGCTGGCCACATCCCCAGTGCGGTCCCCGAGGGCAGAGGAGGCACCCATGATTGAGCCGCTCACGCCCGACGAC ACTAAAGAGGAGACCAGGGAGATGGGAGCAAGTGGTGTAGATGTGAAGCTGGGCCTTTTCGACACCACTGTCTCCACG GAGATTGATGGGTGGGTTATTGTAAACAACGTGGCTAAAGTAGCAGAGCAGAAAAGTACAGTGACCTGTAAAGTAACAACTGTAAGCAGCACTGAAGGAGCTGAAGGCGTGCACAAGGGTGGTGATGTCAGAGAGTCTGAGGACATTCCCCAGAAAGAAGAAACAAAGCCGAAAACCTCCTCTTCCGCAAAGACCTATAGCAAGGTGTCGGAGAAAGTGGTTACCATCACGACGCGCTCAAGCAATGGTGGGCCAGCCACTCCAACCAGCGAGAGGCTGTCCCCTCAGGTCAAGATAATCCCAGTGTCACCCAATTATGGGACCCCAGGACCAGCCCCAACAGAAGAAAAAGATGTGCTGATCACCGTTAAGGGAGCTGAGACTCCCTCGCCCACCAAGGCTACCGTGGGGACCGTGAGGACTATGGTAGCTGTCAGCCCATCCGAGGAGATGGGGGAGGCGAAAAGGCCCGAGGTCAAGCTGCAGGTGGACGTGGCGCAGAAAGAAAAGGCTCGAGGCTCTTCTCTGGTTGAGCTGGAGTTGCCCATTCCTGCTCCACGCTACTTTACCAAAACCTCACCTACGGCTAGAGCAGTGGTATGGCACAGACAACACAACCGGCTCTCAACATAG